One Shewanella sp. MR-4 DNA window includes the following coding sequences:
- a CDS encoding DJ-1/PfpI family protein translates to MYQIAIVIFDEFTDIDFFLMRDILGRTTTDWTVKVLGTKPSHRSSLGMTVETHGHVAQVADADVVLFSSGYKGVPAALADPEFMSALKLDPSRQLLGSICAGSFFFAKLGLLDNISATTHPDAKPALVAMGVEVEDSALVINGNIATAGGCLSSLYLTGWVAERLFDSTKRREIHRQLIPAGQADVFDALIESSITSAIR, encoded by the coding sequence ATGTACCAGATTGCGATTGTGATATTTGATGAATTTACCGATATCGATTTCTTTTTAATGCGCGATATTCTCGGCCGCACAACAACCGATTGGACAGTCAAAGTGCTAGGCACCAAACCTAGCCACAGGTCGAGTTTGGGAATGACGGTAGAAACCCATGGTCATGTCGCGCAAGTCGCCGATGCTGACGTGGTATTATTCAGCAGTGGCTACAAAGGCGTACCTGCCGCACTTGCGGATCCTGAGTTTATGTCGGCCCTTAAATTAGATCCCTCGCGGCAATTACTTGGCAGTATCTGTGCGGGCTCATTCTTCTTTGCGAAGTTAGGCTTACTCGACAATATTTCGGCGACGACGCATCCCGATGCCAAACCCGCATTAGTGGCCATGGGCGTGGAGGTGGAAGACTCCGCTCTGGTGATCAATGGCAATATTGCCACTGCGGGAGGTTGCCTGTCCTCACTCTATTTAACGGGTTGGGTAGCGGAGCGTTTATTTGACAGTACAAAGCGCCGCGAAATTCATCGGCAACTGATCCCCGCAGGCCAAGCCGATGTTTTTGACGCTTTAATCGAATCCTCGATTACCTCAGCCATTCGCTAA
- a CDS encoding sulfite exporter TauE/SafE family protein — protein sequence MDWLLIALAGLLGGMLNAVAGGGSFITLFALVFVGVPPLLANATGTAALLPGYLASAWRFRKEIEYPANLNLKTLCLIAIAGGCLGAAILLSTSEQVFANLVPWLILLATLAFIGGPWLLKKRLANASITRMNTVKPLTAMMILSLVCIYGGYFNGGLGIILLATFGLLGQTQLHGMNGLKNLLSALLTTIAVVIYALGNLIDGQYLLLLAIMAIIGGYLGAALAYRIPQSLLRGFIVLVGFAMSVGFFMR from the coding sequence ATGGACTGGTTACTGATCGCCCTCGCAGGCTTACTCGGCGGCATGTTAAATGCGGTGGCGGGCGGCGGCAGCTTTATCACCTTATTTGCCCTTGTGTTTGTGGGTGTACCGCCACTGTTGGCTAACGCGACGGGCACCGCCGCCCTGCTTCCCGGTTACCTTGCCAGTGCTTGGCGTTTTCGAAAAGAGATTGAATATCCTGCAAATCTTAACCTAAAAACCCTGTGCCTGATCGCCATTGCGGGCGGATGCCTAGGCGCGGCGATTCTGCTAAGCACCAGCGAGCAAGTGTTCGCTAATCTCGTCCCTTGGCTGATTTTGCTGGCCACACTCGCCTTTATTGGTGGACCTTGGTTACTGAAAAAACGCTTAGCGAATGCCAGCATCACTCGTATGAATACCGTCAAGCCACTGACTGCAATGATGATTCTGAGTCTCGTCTGTATTTACGGCGGCTATTTTAATGGGGGATTAGGGATCATTTTACTCGCCACCTTTGGACTACTCGGCCAGACCCAATTACATGGGATGAACGGGCTTAAGAATTTACTCTCCGCCCTACTCACCACCATTGCTGTGGTGATTTACGCCCTAGGAAATCTGATTGACGGGCAGTATCTATTACTGCTTGCCATTATGGCGATTATTGGCGGCTATCTTGGCGCCGCGCTAGCTTATCGCATTCCCCAATCTCTGTTGCGGGGTTTTATTGTGCTTGTCGGTTTCGCCATGAGTGTGGGATTTTTTATGCGTTAA
- a CDS encoding FMN-binding negative transcriptional regulator, producing the protein MYIPKNMALHDKQAIADLINQFGFGLLISPSLEATHLPLLYEAAEDGQEYLYGHMAKANGHWQQLDGQQVLVVFSGPHSYISPTWYASGPAVPTWNYAAVHCTGRVEILDASAAAKAIDKLIEKYEPSLSGNAAIMPAEYVDKLSQAIVGFRVIVDSIQAKEKLGQHRKREDQMGVYHALANSASAESRALAEYMLNRNLGTGQNKEA; encoded by the coding sequence ATGTATATCCCTAAAAATATGGCTCTCCACGATAAGCAAGCGATAGCCGACTTAATTAACCAATTTGGTTTTGGACTGCTCATCTCCCCTTCCTTAGAAGCGACCCACTTACCTCTACTTTATGAAGCGGCCGAGGATGGGCAAGAGTATCTCTATGGTCATATGGCAAAAGCCAATGGTCATTGGCAGCAGCTCGATGGTCAACAGGTACTAGTGGTGTTCTCTGGGCCGCATTCCTATATTTCACCCACTTGGTACGCTAGTGGTCCTGCGGTACCCACTTGGAACTATGCTGCAGTTCACTGCACTGGCAGAGTCGAGATCTTAGATGCAAGCGCAGCCGCCAAAGCCATAGACAAATTAATCGAAAAATATGAACCTAGCCTATCGGGAAATGCAGCCATAATGCCTGCTGAGTATGTCGACAAACTCTCGCAGGCGATTGTCGGCTTTCGCGTAATTGTCGATTCGATTCAAGCGAAGGAAAAATTAGGACAACACAGAAAGCGAGAAGACCAAATGGGTGTCTATCACGCCTTGGCCAATAGTGCTTCAGCCGAAAGTCGCGCCTTAGCAGAATACATGCTTAACAGAAATCTTGGGACTGGGCAGAATAAGGAAGCATGA
- a CDS encoding GNAT family N-acetyltransferase, producing MGFIAIRQAQITDLNAMANLLLQLGYSASEAQLKQYLDAPKRSDEIYLAESEGVVFGLISLIFFDYFPSQQKICRITALVVTEASRGLGVGTQLIDFAKDRASERGCHQLEVTTSMRREQTQVYYESIGFEKTSFRYIQAIDVNPK from the coding sequence ATGGGCTTTATTGCAATTAGACAAGCACAGATAACAGACCTTAACGCCATGGCTAACTTACTGCTGCAGCTGGGTTACAGTGCCAGCGAGGCACAATTAAAGCAGTATCTCGATGCTCCTAAAAGATCGGATGAAATCTATCTCGCCGAGTCTGAGGGAGTCGTGTTTGGGTTGATAAGTTTGATCTTTTTTGATTATTTTCCCTCGCAGCAGAAAATCTGCCGCATTACTGCTTTAGTAGTGACTGAGGCCAGTAGAGGCTTAGGCGTGGGGACGCAGCTGATTGACTTTGCCAAAGACAGAGCAAGTGAGCGGGGTTGTCACCAGCTTGAGGTCACCACCTCTATGCGCCGCGAGCAGACCCAAGTCTACTATGAGTCCATTGGCTTTGAGAAAACCTCCTTTCGCTATATTCAAGCCATTGACGTTAACCCAAAGTGA
- the tnpA gene encoding IS200/IS605-like element ISShes4 family transposase, with the protein MGDYRSSSHVYWRCKYHIVWTPKYRFKILKGNLGKELYRSIYILCNMKSCEVLELNVQIDHVHLVVIIPPKLSVSTLMGILKGRSAIRLFNKFPHVRKKLWGNSFWARGYFVDTVGVNEEIIRRYVRHQDKQDLEHDAQLSLQMK; encoded by the coding sequence ATGGGCGATTACAGAAGTTCATCACATGTTTACTGGCGTTGTAAATATCATATCGTTTGGACGCCTAAGTACAGATTCAAAATTCTAAAAGGTAACCTTGGTAAAGAGCTCTACAGGTCGATTTATATTCTATGCAATATGAAAAGTTGTGAGGTCTTAGAATTAAACGTCCAGATAGATCATGTGCATCTAGTCGTGATAATTCCGCCAAAGTTGTCAGTATCCACATTAATGGGGATATTGAAGGGTAGGAGCGCAATAAGGCTTTTTAACAAATTCCCTCATGTTCGCAAGAAGTTATGGGGAAATAGCTTTTGGGCGAGGGGTTATTTTGTTGATACGGTAGGCGTAAATGAGGAAATCATAAGACGCTATGTTCGCCATCAAGATAAGCAAGATCTAGAGCATGATGCTCAATTGTCGCTACAGATGAAGTAG